The following coding sequences are from one Poecilia reticulata strain Guanapo linkage group LG18, Guppy_female_1.0+MT, whole genome shotgun sequence window:
- the nhsl2 gene encoding NHS-like protein 2 isoform X4 — translation MRPNRAASGLEAESGRRGGSNSVSSHGDGNHSSSGGGSISSGGGGSAAHFRSPWQQSVNVFGSWSRPECVEELHQQAQLNLQSLLQEFEEQLYDTKLTGQTFRHPSSQSSDDTSTSLSRSPVSLNNKRPDFIFLPASKQLYEDETTSSVFGLRSVVNPSPSPTPSPCGSDRPPLGWSSNNSSSSTATSATTGPPVAEKPRWHPLRRTPAHCMPLDVTGEVGAVKFHGVDLLQHSPSPSPSPGDSYPQQPHSLELFTDTPHQNLPIRKTHSELDTTLPTDNRLGQRPPELLHTVAMDHSGLLCSNTPSSTWNGPKGSTFSPAAWNETYNYNMSKGPAVPPKHHSVIGHAGGIQDRVMLVSSGQSVSSHSSSFTCVTDPTGRTGSSGSGISPPVVTVGKRRETEGAPADGGRGGGVEAGRGRQRSARSIAAQNAFKFRERSLSTPTDSGSFCFTEGGIEPDLTITTTGNGNTMVMDHHQEHHNYLGHGENYALLYPRGSSEDSASTTDTISVTASDYSTEGRLRLRSRSISLKKSKRKPPPPVRSVSLMKNLGEAEGRIRHGGGLYRDGRPKSLHIPRDNFPEFQPDFLLTSSSCSSKASVGEKELGPGGNDGPPSLEVQPPEREGETQMTFPTHWQLGEWKSNDPYRSLSGSSTATGTTVIECMKVRSSSESLLDSPSTSRATSPSQLSMETDLKASSPLKPPGLISPSSGYSSQSETPTPTVPMNHGTVGTTGCKMRPKIPERKSSLPSPKDPAARSRLSFEMPGNAHLELSSLKPKQKASRRHSDTSTAAKPGKISPSSSQALPMVTQNELKTIRLRSVSRGDLEDCPDGASDTIEEEQHGRDISDNPSPPPTLPKPKPPVAVKPPLPKRPMNLLLKSPSPSSTSPFAIESPPASPVERPVPLGNIYKVMKKPKPKKPPPQTPTSPAAPPDLNFANVPPTAYDHPFFPHSQSLFDLPPLPDPQPLLEDPMLEPEFEGEPDIRPAPEDGGSLPSPCSSQEGPELQDKSKTLPSRMTISCLAELSDKKKPKVPPPVPKKPNVLLLPTPLHPSTNGSTDRQIPQSDSPVGLRSPVGAFAPDDMAASSTGLDMSEQDENHLGTDEDSSKESSLQSSLQDSSLTEIGEKMASTGIGADDLAADEKTALHIAEETEDDLLTSTPTTHTTEDLFTIIHRSKRKVLGRKEPSDSFGSRQSLVSPVKHSAIVSDHRNLTLGSSQRSSSRNENFMALLQKKGSKSSSGGARVSAMELLKSTNPLARRVTEFSNANASAAEGGEVPSPSDKPNDQ, via the exons AATTTGAGGAGCAGTTGTACGACACCAAGCTGACTGGCCAGACGTTTCGCCATCCATCCTCGCAGAGCTCAGACGACACGTCCACGTCGCTCAGCCGCTCGCCAGTCTCTCTCAACAACAAGAGGCCGGACTTCATCTTCCTG CCGGCGTCAAAGCAGCTCTACGAAGATGAAACCACCTCCTCCGTGTTTGGCCTGAGGTCTGTGGTCAACCCGTCGCCTTCCCCGACCCCGTCCCCCTGCGGCTCGGATCGCCCCCCTCTGGGCTggagcagcaacaacagcagcagcagcacagctacGTCCGCCACCACGGGGCCGCCCGTCGCTGAGAAACCGCGCTGGCACCCGTTACGACGCACGCCGGCTCACTGCATGCCACTCGACGTTACAG GTGAAGTGGGAGCAGTGAAATTCCACGGTGTCGACCTCCTGCAGCACTCCCCATCCCCGTCCCCCTCTCCTGGGGACTCCTATCCCCAGCAGCCCCACTCTCTGGAGCTCTTCACGGACACACCACATCAAAACCTCCCAATAAGGAAGACACACTCAGAGCTTGACACAACCCTGCCCACAG ATAACCGTTTGGGGCAACGCCCCCCGGAGCTGCTTCATACAGTAGCTATGGACCACTCTGGGTTGCTGTGCTCCAACACACCCTCATCCACCTGGAATGGCCCAAAAGGATCCACATTTTCTCCTGCTGCGTGGAATGAGACGTACAATTACAACATGAGCAAAGGTCCAGCAGTTCCTCCCAAACATCACAGTGTCATCGGTCATGCTGGCGGGATACAGGACAGGGTCATGCTGGTGAGCTCGGGACAGTCTGTGAGCTCACACTCCAGCTCGTTTACGTGTGTGACGGACCCGACTGGGAGAACAGGAAGCAGCGGGTCAGGGATCTCTCCGCCGGTGGTCACAGTGGGAAAACGGAGGGAAACAGAGGGGGCACCAGCAGACGGAGGGCGAGGGGGTGGTGTGGAGGCAGGGCGAGGAAGGCAGAGGTCAGCACGATCCATAGCGGCTCAAAACGCCTTCAAGTTCCGGGAACGTTCCCTTTCCACGCCCACTGACTCCGGGTCCTTTTGCTTCACAGAGGGGGGGATAGAGCCAGACTTGACCATCACCACTACTGGTAATGGGAACACTATGGTAATGGACCACCATCAAGAACATCATAACTATCTGGGACACGGGGAGAACTATGCCCTTCTTTACCCTAGAGGAAGTTCTGAGGATAGTGCAAGTACTACGGACACTATTTCTGTCACGGCTTCAGATTACAGCACAGAAGGACGCTTGCGCCTTCGCTCTCGTTCGATCTCACTTAAGAAGTCCAAGCGCAAGCCTCCACCCCCTGTGAGAAGTGTTTCCTTAATGAAAAACCTTGGAGAAGCTGAGGGCAGAATAAGGCATGGGGGCGGTCTTTACCGAGACGGCAGACCAAAGAGCCTGCACATACCCAGGGACAACTTCCCAGAATTCCAGCCAGATTTCCTTTTGACAAGCTCTTCTTGCTCCTCTAAAGCCAGTGTAGGGGAAAAGGAGCTGGGCCCAGGGGGTAACGATGGACCTCCAAGTCTGGAAGTCCAGCCACCTGAGAGGGAAGGAGAAACACAGATGACCTTCCCAACTCACTGGCAGCTGGGAGAGTGGAAGAGTAATGACCcctacag GTCTTTATCAGGCTCCAGCACAGCAACAGGTACCACAGTGATTGAATGTATGAAAGTGAGAAGTAGCTCAGAGTCCCTTCTAGATTCTCCCTCCACGTCCAGAGCCACTTCCCCTTCACAGTTATCCATGGAGACCGACCTTAAGGCTTCCTCACCCTTAAAGCCTCCAGGACTTATATCTCCCTCAAGTGGCTATTCCAGTCAGTCAGAGACTCCTACTCCAACAGTTCCCATGAATCATGGGACAGTAGGTACAACAGGGTGCAAGATGCGTCCAAAGATCCCAGAAAGGAAATCTTCACTACCGTCACCTAAGGACCCAGCAGCCAGGTCAAGACTGTCATTTGAAATGCCTGGAAATGCACATTTGGAACTGTCATCACTAAAGCCAAAGCAGAAGGCAAGCAGGCGGCATTCTGACACCTCTACTGCTGCCAAACCAGGAAAAATCAGCCCCAGTTCTTCACAGGCATTACCTATGGTTACCCAGAACGAGCTAAAGACCATTAGACTTCGGTCTGTTTCACGAGGAGATCTGGAGGACTGCCCCGATGGCGCTTCTGACACAATTGAAGAAGAGCAGCATGGCAGAGACATCAGCGACAACCCAAGCCCACCACCGACTCTACCAAAGCCTAAACCACCTGTAGCTGTCAAGCCTCCATTGCCCAAACGGCCCATGAACCTCCTCCTCAAGtctccttctccttcctccACCTCCCCTTTTGCTATTGAATCTCCTCCTGCCTCACCTGTGGAACGTCCAGTGCCTCTTGGCAACATCTACAAAGTCATGAAAAAGCCCAAACCCAAAAAGCCCCCACCACAGACTCCAACAAGTCCTGCCGCTCCCCCAGATTTGAATTTCGCCAATGTGCCACCCACTGCCTATGACCACCCATTCTTCCCTCACTCCCAGTCTCTGTTTGACCTCCCACCACTCCCTGATCCCCAACCTTTGCTGGAAGACCCAATGTTGGAACCTGAATTTGAAGGAGAGCCAGATATCCGTCCAGCACCCGAGGATGGCGGTTCACTTCCTTCTCCATGCAGCTCCCAAGAGGGCCCTGAGCTCCAAGACAAGAGCAAGACTCTACCTTCAAGGATGACAATCTCCTGTCTGGCCGAGCTGTCTGACAAAAAGAAACCCAAG GTTCCGCCTCCAGTTCCCAAGAAACCAAATGTCCTACTCCTTCCCACACCACTACACCCTTCCACTAATGGGAGCACAGACCGGCAGATTCCACAGTCTGACAGTCCGGTGGGTCTGCGGTCTCCAGTTGGAGCATTTGCACCAGATGACATGGCAGCTAGTTCTACTGGTCTCGACATGTCGGAGCAGGACGAAAACCACTTGGGAACAGATGAGGACAGCTCCAAAGAGTCATCTCTACAGTCATCACTCCAGGATTCCTCTCTCACGGAAATTGGAGAAAAGATGGCAAGCACTGGTATCGGGGCAG ATGATTTAGCCGCCGATGAGAAGACTGCTCTCCACATCGCTGAGGAAACGGAAGATGACTTGTTGACCAGCACTCCTACGACACACACCACCGAGGACTTATTCACCATTATACACAG GTCCAAGCGAAAGGTTCTGGGCCGTAAGGAGCCCTCGGATTCTTTTGGCAGTCGGCAGAGCCTGGTGTCGCCCGTGAAGCACAGCGCCATTGTGAGCGACCATCGGAACCTAACCTTGGGCAGCAGCCAGAGGTCGAGCTCTCGCAACGAGAACTTCATGGCCCTGCTTCAGAAGAAAGGCAGCAAGTCTTCCAGTGGAGGAGCGAGGGTGTCTGCAATGGAGCTCCTGAAGAGCACAAACCCTCTAGCGCGACGTGTCACGGAATTCTCAAACGCCAATGCGTCGGCCGCCGAGGGAGGGGAGGTGCCGTCTCCGTCCGACAAACCCAACGATCAGTGA
- the nhsl2 gene encoding NHS-like protein 2 isoform X6, with amino-acid sequence MDCADMEFEEQLYDTKLTGQTFRHPSSQSSDDTSTSLSRSPVSLNNKRPDFIFLPASKQLYEDETTSSVFGLRSVVNPSPSPTPSPCGSDRPPLGWSSNNSSSSTATSATTGPPVAEKPRWHPLRRTPAHCMPLDVTGEVGAVKFHGVDLLQHSPSPSPSPGDSYPQQPHSLELFTDTPHQNLPIRKTHSELDTTLPTDNRLGQRPPELLHTVAMDHSGLLCSNTPSSTWNGPKGSTFSPAAWNETYNYNMSKGPAVPPKHHSVIGHAGGIQDRVMLVSSGQSVSSHSSSFTCVTDPTGRTGSSGSGISPPVVTVGKRRETEGAPADGGRGGGVEAGRGRQRSARSIAAQNAFKFRERSLSTPTDSGSFCFTEGGIEPDLTITTTGNGNTMVMDHHQEHHNYLGHGENYALLYPRGSSEDSASTTDTISVTASDYSTEGRLRLRSRSISLKKSKRKPPPPVRSVSLMKNLGEAEGRIRHGGGLYRDGRPKSLHIPRDNFPEFQPDFLLTSSSCSSKASVGEKELGPGGNDGPPSLEVQPPEREGETQMTFPTHWQLGEWKSNDPYRSLSGSSTATGTTVIECMKVRSSSESLLDSPSTSRATSPSQLSMETDLKASSPLKPPGLISPSSGYSSQSETPTPTVPMNHGTVGTTGCKMRPKIPERKSSLPSPKDPAARSRLSFEMPGNAHLELSSLKPKQKASRRHSDTSTAAKPGKISPSSSQALPMVTQNELKTIRLRSVSRGDLEDCPDGASDTIEEEQHGRDISDNPSPPPTLPKPKPPVAVKPPLPKRPMNLLLKSPSPSSTSPFAIESPPASPVERPVPLGNIYKVMKKPKPKKPPPQTPTSPAAPPDLNFANVPPTAYDHPFFPHSQSLFDLPPLPDPQPLLEDPMLEPEFEGEPDIRPAPEDGGSLPSPCSSQEGPELQDKSKTLPSRMTISCLAELSDKKKPKVPPPVPKKPNVLLLPTPLHPSTNGSTDRQIPQSDSPVGLRSPVGAFAPDDMAASSTGLDMSEQDENHLGTDEDSSKESSLQSSLQDSSLTEIGEKMASTGIGADDLAADEKTALHIAEETEDDLLTSTPTTHTTEDLFTIIHRSKRKVLGRKEPSDSFGSRQSLVSPVKHSAIVSDHRNLTLGSSQRSSSRNENFMALLQKKGSKSSSGGARVSAMELLKSTNPLARRVTEFSNANASAAEGGEVPSPSDKPNDQ; translated from the exons AATTTGAGGAGCAGTTGTACGACACCAAGCTGACTGGCCAGACGTTTCGCCATCCATCCTCGCAGAGCTCAGACGACACGTCCACGTCGCTCAGCCGCTCGCCAGTCTCTCTCAACAACAAGAGGCCGGACTTCATCTTCCTG CCGGCGTCAAAGCAGCTCTACGAAGATGAAACCACCTCCTCCGTGTTTGGCCTGAGGTCTGTGGTCAACCCGTCGCCTTCCCCGACCCCGTCCCCCTGCGGCTCGGATCGCCCCCCTCTGGGCTggagcagcaacaacagcagcagcagcacagctacGTCCGCCACCACGGGGCCGCCCGTCGCTGAGAAACCGCGCTGGCACCCGTTACGACGCACGCCGGCTCACTGCATGCCACTCGACGTTACAG GTGAAGTGGGAGCAGTGAAATTCCACGGTGTCGACCTCCTGCAGCACTCCCCATCCCCGTCCCCCTCTCCTGGGGACTCCTATCCCCAGCAGCCCCACTCTCTGGAGCTCTTCACGGACACACCACATCAAAACCTCCCAATAAGGAAGACACACTCAGAGCTTGACACAACCCTGCCCACAG ATAACCGTTTGGGGCAACGCCCCCCGGAGCTGCTTCATACAGTAGCTATGGACCACTCTGGGTTGCTGTGCTCCAACACACCCTCATCCACCTGGAATGGCCCAAAAGGATCCACATTTTCTCCTGCTGCGTGGAATGAGACGTACAATTACAACATGAGCAAAGGTCCAGCAGTTCCTCCCAAACATCACAGTGTCATCGGTCATGCTGGCGGGATACAGGACAGGGTCATGCTGGTGAGCTCGGGACAGTCTGTGAGCTCACACTCCAGCTCGTTTACGTGTGTGACGGACCCGACTGGGAGAACAGGAAGCAGCGGGTCAGGGATCTCTCCGCCGGTGGTCACAGTGGGAAAACGGAGGGAAACAGAGGGGGCACCAGCAGACGGAGGGCGAGGGGGTGGTGTGGAGGCAGGGCGAGGAAGGCAGAGGTCAGCACGATCCATAGCGGCTCAAAACGCCTTCAAGTTCCGGGAACGTTCCCTTTCCACGCCCACTGACTCCGGGTCCTTTTGCTTCACAGAGGGGGGGATAGAGCCAGACTTGACCATCACCACTACTGGTAATGGGAACACTATGGTAATGGACCACCATCAAGAACATCATAACTATCTGGGACACGGGGAGAACTATGCCCTTCTTTACCCTAGAGGAAGTTCTGAGGATAGTGCAAGTACTACGGACACTATTTCTGTCACGGCTTCAGATTACAGCACAGAAGGACGCTTGCGCCTTCGCTCTCGTTCGATCTCACTTAAGAAGTCCAAGCGCAAGCCTCCACCCCCTGTGAGAAGTGTTTCCTTAATGAAAAACCTTGGAGAAGCTGAGGGCAGAATAAGGCATGGGGGCGGTCTTTACCGAGACGGCAGACCAAAGAGCCTGCACATACCCAGGGACAACTTCCCAGAATTCCAGCCAGATTTCCTTTTGACAAGCTCTTCTTGCTCCTCTAAAGCCAGTGTAGGGGAAAAGGAGCTGGGCCCAGGGGGTAACGATGGACCTCCAAGTCTGGAAGTCCAGCCACCTGAGAGGGAAGGAGAAACACAGATGACCTTCCCAACTCACTGGCAGCTGGGAGAGTGGAAGAGTAATGACCcctacag GTCTTTATCAGGCTCCAGCACAGCAACAGGTACCACAGTGATTGAATGTATGAAAGTGAGAAGTAGCTCAGAGTCCCTTCTAGATTCTCCCTCCACGTCCAGAGCCACTTCCCCTTCACAGTTATCCATGGAGACCGACCTTAAGGCTTCCTCACCCTTAAAGCCTCCAGGACTTATATCTCCCTCAAGTGGCTATTCCAGTCAGTCAGAGACTCCTACTCCAACAGTTCCCATGAATCATGGGACAGTAGGTACAACAGGGTGCAAGATGCGTCCAAAGATCCCAGAAAGGAAATCTTCACTACCGTCACCTAAGGACCCAGCAGCCAGGTCAAGACTGTCATTTGAAATGCCTGGAAATGCACATTTGGAACTGTCATCACTAAAGCCAAAGCAGAAGGCAAGCAGGCGGCATTCTGACACCTCTACTGCTGCCAAACCAGGAAAAATCAGCCCCAGTTCTTCACAGGCATTACCTATGGTTACCCAGAACGAGCTAAAGACCATTAGACTTCGGTCTGTTTCACGAGGAGATCTGGAGGACTGCCCCGATGGCGCTTCTGACACAATTGAAGAAGAGCAGCATGGCAGAGACATCAGCGACAACCCAAGCCCACCACCGACTCTACCAAAGCCTAAACCACCTGTAGCTGTCAAGCCTCCATTGCCCAAACGGCCCATGAACCTCCTCCTCAAGtctccttctccttcctccACCTCCCCTTTTGCTATTGAATCTCCTCCTGCCTCACCTGTGGAACGTCCAGTGCCTCTTGGCAACATCTACAAAGTCATGAAAAAGCCCAAACCCAAAAAGCCCCCACCACAGACTCCAACAAGTCCTGCCGCTCCCCCAGATTTGAATTTCGCCAATGTGCCACCCACTGCCTATGACCACCCATTCTTCCCTCACTCCCAGTCTCTGTTTGACCTCCCACCACTCCCTGATCCCCAACCTTTGCTGGAAGACCCAATGTTGGAACCTGAATTTGAAGGAGAGCCAGATATCCGTCCAGCACCCGAGGATGGCGGTTCACTTCCTTCTCCATGCAGCTCCCAAGAGGGCCCTGAGCTCCAAGACAAGAGCAAGACTCTACCTTCAAGGATGACAATCTCCTGTCTGGCCGAGCTGTCTGACAAAAAGAAACCCAAG GTTCCGCCTCCAGTTCCCAAGAAACCAAATGTCCTACTCCTTCCCACACCACTACACCCTTCCACTAATGGGAGCACAGACCGGCAGATTCCACAGTCTGACAGTCCGGTGGGTCTGCGGTCTCCAGTTGGAGCATTTGCACCAGATGACATGGCAGCTAGTTCTACTGGTCTCGACATGTCGGAGCAGGACGAAAACCACTTGGGAACAGATGAGGACAGCTCCAAAGAGTCATCTCTACAGTCATCACTCCAGGATTCCTCTCTCACGGAAATTGGAGAAAAGATGGCAAGCACTGGTATCGGGGCAG ATGATTTAGCCGCCGATGAGAAGACTGCTCTCCACATCGCTGAGGAAACGGAAGATGACTTGTTGACCAGCACTCCTACGACACACACCACCGAGGACTTATTCACCATTATACACAG GTCCAAGCGAAAGGTTCTGGGCCGTAAGGAGCCCTCGGATTCTTTTGGCAGTCGGCAGAGCCTGGTGTCGCCCGTGAAGCACAGCGCCATTGTGAGCGACCATCGGAACCTAACCTTGGGCAGCAGCCAGAGGTCGAGCTCTCGCAACGAGAACTTCATGGCCCTGCTTCAGAAGAAAGGCAGCAAGTCTTCCAGTGGAGGAGCGAGGGTGTCTGCAATGGAGCTCCTGAAGAGCACAAACCCTCTAGCGCGACGTGTCACGGAATTCTCAAACGCCAATGCGTCGGCCGCCGAGGGAGGGGAGGTGCCGTCTCCGTCCGACAAACCCAACGATCAGTGA
- the nhsl2 gene encoding NHS-like protein 2 isoform X2 has protein sequence MFWDRKNSMGNSQRRPKGRHRPKSATAASGLEAESGRRGGSNSVSSHGDGNHSSSGGGSISSGGGGSAAHFRSPWQQSVNVFGSWSRPECVEELHQQAQLNLQSLLQEFEEQLYDTKLTGQTFRHPSSQSSDDTSTSLSRSPVSLNNKRPDFIFLPASKQLYEDETTSSVFGLRSVVNPSPSPTPSPCGSDRPPLGWSSNNSSSSTATSATTGPPVAEKPRWHPLRRTPAHCMPLDVTGEVGAVKFHGVDLLQHSPSPSPSPGDSYPQQPHSLELFTDTPHQNLPIRKTHSELDTTLPTDNRLGQRPPELLHTVAMDHSGLLCSNTPSSTWNGPKGSTFSPAAWNETYNYNMSKGPAVPPKHHSVIGHAGGIQDRVMLVSSGQSVSSHSSSFTCVTDPTGRTGSSGSGISPPVVTVGKRRETEGAPADGGRGGGVEAGRGRQRSARSIAAQNAFKFRERSLSTPTDSGSFCFTEGGIEPDLTITTTGNGNTMVMDHHQEHHNYLGHGENYALLYPRGSSEDSASTTDTISVTASDYSTEGRLRLRSRSISLKKSKRKPPPPVRSVSLMKNLGEAEGRIRHGGGLYRDGRPKSLHIPRDNFPEFQPDFLLTSSSCSSKASVGEKELGPGGNDGPPSLEVQPPEREGETQMTFPTHWQLGEWKSNDPYRSLSGSSTATGTTVIECMKVRSSSESLLDSPSTSRATSPSQLSMETDLKASSPLKPPGLISPSSGYSSQSETPTPTVPMNHGTVGTTGCKMRPKIPERKSSLPSPKDPAARSRLSFEMPGNAHLELSSLKPKQKASRRHSDTSTAAKPGKISPSSSQALPMVTQNELKTIRLRSVSRGDLEDCPDGASDTIEEEQHGRDISDNPSPPPTLPKPKPPVAVKPPLPKRPMNLLLKSPSPSSTSPFAIESPPASPVERPVPLGNIYKVMKKPKPKKPPPQTPTSPAAPPDLNFANVPPTAYDHPFFPHSQSLFDLPPLPDPQPLLEDPMLEPEFEGEPDIRPAPEDGGSLPSPCSSQEGPELQDKSKTLPSRMTISCLAELSDKKKPKVPPPVPKKPNVLLLPTPLHPSTNGSTDRQIPQSDSPVGLRSPVGAFAPDDMAASSTGLDMSEQDENHLGTDEDSSKESSLQSSLQDSSLTEIGEKMASTGIGADDLAADEKTALHIAEETEDDLLTSTPTTHTTEDLFTIIHRSKRKVLGRKEPSDSFGSRQSLVSPVKHSAIVSDHRNLTLGSSQRSSSRNENFMALLQKKGSKSSSGGARVSAMELLKSTNPLARRVTEFSNANASAAEGGEVPSPSDKPNDQ, from the exons AATTTGAGGAGCAGTTGTACGACACCAAGCTGACTGGCCAGACGTTTCGCCATCCATCCTCGCAGAGCTCAGACGACACGTCCACGTCGCTCAGCCGCTCGCCAGTCTCTCTCAACAACAAGAGGCCGGACTTCATCTTCCTG CCGGCGTCAAAGCAGCTCTACGAAGATGAAACCACCTCCTCCGTGTTTGGCCTGAGGTCTGTGGTCAACCCGTCGCCTTCCCCGACCCCGTCCCCCTGCGGCTCGGATCGCCCCCCTCTGGGCTggagcagcaacaacagcagcagcagcacagctacGTCCGCCACCACGGGGCCGCCCGTCGCTGAGAAACCGCGCTGGCACCCGTTACGACGCACGCCGGCTCACTGCATGCCACTCGACGTTACAG GTGAAGTGGGAGCAGTGAAATTCCACGGTGTCGACCTCCTGCAGCACTCCCCATCCCCGTCCCCCTCTCCTGGGGACTCCTATCCCCAGCAGCCCCACTCTCTGGAGCTCTTCACGGACACACCACATCAAAACCTCCCAATAAGGAAGACACACTCAGAGCTTGACACAACCCTGCCCACAG ATAACCGTTTGGGGCAACGCCCCCCGGAGCTGCTTCATACAGTAGCTATGGACCACTCTGGGTTGCTGTGCTCCAACACACCCTCATCCACCTGGAATGGCCCAAAAGGATCCACATTTTCTCCTGCTGCGTGGAATGAGACGTACAATTACAACATGAGCAAAGGTCCAGCAGTTCCTCCCAAACATCACAGTGTCATCGGTCATGCTGGCGGGATACAGGACAGGGTCATGCTGGTGAGCTCGGGACAGTCTGTGAGCTCACACTCCAGCTCGTTTACGTGTGTGACGGACCCGACTGGGAGAACAGGAAGCAGCGGGTCAGGGATCTCTCCGCCGGTGGTCACAGTGGGAAAACGGAGGGAAACAGAGGGGGCACCAGCAGACGGAGGGCGAGGGGGTGGTGTGGAGGCAGGGCGAGGAAGGCAGAGGTCAGCACGATCCATAGCGGCTCAAAACGCCTTCAAGTTCCGGGAACGTTCCCTTTCCACGCCCACTGACTCCGGGTCCTTTTGCTTCACAGAGGGGGGGATAGAGCCAGACTTGACCATCACCACTACTGGTAATGGGAACACTATGGTAATGGACCACCATCAAGAACATCATAACTATCTGGGACACGGGGAGAACTATGCCCTTCTTTACCCTAGAGGAAGTTCTGAGGATAGTGCAAGTACTACGGACACTATTTCTGTCACGGCTTCAGATTACAGCACAGAAGGACGCTTGCGCCTTCGCTCTCGTTCGATCTCACTTAAGAAGTCCAAGCGCAAGCCTCCACCCCCTGTGAGAAGTGTTTCCTTAATGAAAAACCTTGGAGAAGCTGAGGGCAGAATAAGGCATGGGGGCGGTCTTTACCGAGACGGCAGACCAAAGAGCCTGCACATACCCAGGGACAACTTCCCAGAATTCCAGCCAGATTTCCTTTTGACAAGCTCTTCTTGCTCCTCTAAAGCCAGTGTAGGGGAAAAGGAGCTGGGCCCAGGGGGTAACGATGGACCTCCAAGTCTGGAAGTCCAGCCACCTGAGAGGGAAGGAGAAACACAGATGACCTTCCCAACTCACTGGCAGCTGGGAGAGTGGAAGAGTAATGACCcctacag GTCTTTATCAGGCTCCAGCACAGCAACAGGTACCACAGTGATTGAATGTATGAAAGTGAGAAGTAGCTCAGAGTCCCTTCTAGATTCTCCCTCCACGTCCAGAGCCACTTCCCCTTCACAGTTATCCATGGAGACCGACCTTAAGGCTTCCTCACCCTTAAAGCCTCCAGGACTTATATCTCCCTCAAGTGGCTATTCCAGTCAGTCAGAGACTCCTACTCCAACAGTTCCCATGAATCATGGGACAGTAGGTACAACAGGGTGCAAGATGCGTCCAAAGATCCCAGAAAGGAAATCTTCACTACCGTCACCTAAGGACCCAGCAGCCAGGTCAAGACTGTCATTTGAAATGCCTGGAAATGCACATTTGGAACTGTCATCACTAAAGCCAAAGCAGAAGGCAAGCAGGCGGCATTCTGACACCTCTACTGCTGCCAAACCAGGAAAAATCAGCCCCAGTTCTTCACAGGCATTACCTATGGTTACCCAGAACGAGCTAAAGACCATTAGACTTCGGTCTGTTTCACGAGGAGATCTGGAGGACTGCCCCGATGGCGCTTCTGACACAATTGAAGAAGAGCAGCATGGCAGAGACATCAGCGACAACCCAAGCCCACCACCGACTCTACCAAAGCCTAAACCACCTGTAGCTGTCAAGCCTCCATTGCCCAAACGGCCCATGAACCTCCTCCTCAAGtctccttctccttcctccACCTCCCCTTTTGCTATTGAATCTCCTCCTGCCTCACCTGTGGAACGTCCAGTGCCTCTTGGCAACATCTACAAAGTCATGAAAAAGCCCAAACCCAAAAAGCCCCCACCACAGACTCCAACAAGTCCTGCCGCTCCCCCAGATTTGAATTTCGCCAATGTGCCACCCACTGCCTATGACCACCCATTCTTCCCTCACTCCCAGTCTCTGTTTGACCTCCCACCACTCCCTGATCCCCAACCTTTGCTGGAAGACCCAATGTTGGAACCTGAATTTGAAGGAGAGCCAGATATCCGTCCAGCACCCGAGGATGGCGGTTCACTTCCTTCTCCATGCAGCTCCCAAGAGGGCCCTGAGCTCCAAGACAAGAGCAAGACTCTACCTTCAAGGATGACAATCTCCTGTCTGGCCGAGCTGTCTGACAAAAAGAAACCCAAG GTTCCGCCTCCAGTTCCCAAGAAACCAAATGTCCTACTCCTTCCCACACCACTACACCCTTCCACTAATGGGAGCACAGACCGGCAGATTCCACAGTCTGACAGTCCGGTGGGTCTGCGGTCTCCAGTTGGAGCATTTGCACCAGATGACATGGCAGCTAGTTCTACTGGTCTCGACATGTCGGAGCAGGACGAAAACCACTTGGGAACAGATGAGGACAGCTCCAAAGAGTCATCTCTACAGTCATCACTCCAGGATTCCTCTCTCACGGAAATTGGAGAAAAGATGGCAAGCACTGGTATCGGGGCAG ATGATTTAGCCGCCGATGAGAAGACTGCTCTCCACATCGCTGAGGAAACGGAAGATGACTTGTTGACCAGCACTCCTACGACACACACCACCGAGGACTTATTCACCATTATACACAG GTCCAAGCGAAAGGTTCTGGGCCGTAAGGAGCCCTCGGATTCTTTTGGCAGTCGGCAGAGCCTGGTGTCGCCCGTGAAGCACAGCGCCATTGTGAGCGACCATCGGAACCTAACCTTGGGCAGCAGCCAGAGGTCGAGCTCTCGCAACGAGAACTTCATGGCCCTGCTTCAGAAGAAAGGCAGCAAGTCTTCCAGTGGAGGAGCGAGGGTGTCTGCAATGGAGCTCCTGAAGAGCACAAACCCTCTAGCGCGACGTGTCACGGAATTCTCAAACGCCAATGCGTCGGCCGCCGAGGGAGGGGAGGTGCCGTCTCCGTCCGACAAACCCAACGATCAGTGA